From Aedes albopictus strain Foshan chromosome 1, AalbF5, whole genome shotgun sequence, one genomic window encodes:
- the LOC134284888 gene encoding uncharacterized protein LOC134284888 — protein sequence MAPGLRECYRLERFYTNTLANAKQFMNGYVSAQHSGQLEGWKQRIDGLFKDFETNRLTIEMLEDDLEEKQMSEGAKGFDDAVTFTADEKHRLVYQKFELDYVLVSSFLANEIKKLTPADPPIQLSQASGQSRVKLPEVKLPSFDGTISEWITFRDSFKSLIDSNQQLTPFDKFSYLVASLTKDARKVVESVELSAANYPVAWQLLEKRFENKKLILKTYLDALFAIEPMKRESYESLMRLVDDFERNLSMIDKMGIPTAGWSVLLAHMLCCRLDASTLKQWESHYRSTNVPEYKDIIIFLQGHLSVLQSLPPSKSHLAEFSKAEHQRPIKSKINTVHAVTSSVISSCPFCSKSPHSPFKCDFFQGLPVSQRFDLVKKKNLCINCFSSSHMLRSCSSSSCRVCNQKHHTMLHQSPNDRPSNPSKPPAPAIPRSNPASPENQTLSNQSSSQSLPTSSSASEHPKPSSSATSLVSTTVVETPRSAPATVLLQTAIVKVFSTNGHTQWARALLDPASQLNLINESLVQRLKLHRYQCHQEIGGVGNSSIVSSHAVLVRMGSHCTDFAAEQRCHILKKITRDLPCRSLDASSWTLPPNVILADPKFHEPGPIDLLLGMELYYDLLLDGFTKLGPEKPILQNTVFGWVASGRIGSSPPNRTPKLAHVCSDQRLDELISRFWEIESCWSNSTQSIEEAACEDHFTSNTFRDETGRFVVTLPKHLSVLAQLGSSKEIATKRFLGLERRLDGSSKLKEAYTAFVDEYLQLGHTGDRQNDRDRQNFHFPKNVQLAVTFRKVHQIFSNFYCKFFS from the coding sequence ATGGCACCGGGATTGCGAGAGTGCTATCGTCTGGAGCGATTCTACACGAATACACTGGCCAATGCGAAGCAATTCATGAATGGGTATGTCAGTGCGCAGCACAGCGGGCAACTAGAGGGATGGAAACaacgaattgatggactttttaAGGATTTCGAAACTAATCGTCTCACAATCGAGATGTTAGAAGACGATTTGGAGGAGAAACAGATGAGTGAGGGTGCCAAGGGATTTGATGATGCTGTAACATTTACCGCCGATGAAAAGCATCGCCTTGTCTATCAGAAGTTCGAACTAGATTACGTCTTGGTGTCTAGCTTTCTTGCGAACGAGATCAAGAAACTAACGCCCGCTGACCCACCGATCCAACTTTCTCAAGCTTCCGGACAATCGCGGGTGAAGTTGCCTGAAGTCAAGCTTCCCAGCTTCGATGGCACGATTTCGGAGTGGATCACTTTTCGCGATTCATTCAAGTCCCTCATTGACTCCAACCAACAGCTCACCCCGTTCGACAAGTTCTCCTACCTCGTAGCCTCCCTTACTAAAGACGCAAGAAAGGTTGTCGAATCAGTCGAGCTCTCTGCTGCCAACTACCCTGTCGCTTGGCAGCTGCTGGAGAAGAGGTTTGAGAATAAGAAACTGATTCTCAAAACTTATCTCGACGCCCTTTTCGCTATTGAGCCGATGAAAAGGGAAAGTTATGAGTCACTAATGCGATTAGTTGATGATTTTGAGCGGAACTTAAGCATGATCGACAAGATGGGAATTCCAACGGCTGGTTGGAGTGTCCTGTTAGCCCATATGCTCTGCTGCCGCCTCGATGCTTCTACTCTGAAGCAATGGGAGTCTCACTACCGATCGACGAACGTTCCGGAATACAAGGACATCATTATCTTCCTTCAAGGTCATCTGTCAGTTCTACAATCGTTGCCACCGTCCAAGTCACATTTAGCGGAGTTTAGCAAGGCGGAACACCAACGGCCGATAAAATCGAAAATCAACACCGTTCACGCCGTGACAAGTTCAGTGATCAGCTCGTGTCCATTTTGCTCAAAATCTCCGCACTCCCCATTCAAATGCGATTTCTTCCAAGGTTTGCCAGTCTCTCAGCGATTTGACCTTGTGAAGAAGAAAAACCTCTGCATCAATTGCTTTTCCTCGTCGCACATGCTTCGCAGTTGTTCGTCTAGCAGCTGCAGAGTCTGCAACCAGAAGCACCATACTATGCTCCACCAATCGCCCAACGATCGCCCCTCCAATCCAAGCAAGCCCCCGGCTCCTGCTATTCCTCGCTCGAATCCGGCTTCGCCGGAGAATCAAACACTCTCGAACCAGTCTTCCTCGCAATCGCTTCCAACGTCATCGTCTGCTTCAGAACACCCAAAGCCCTCGTCCTCTGCCACAAGCCTCGTGTCCACCACCGTCGTCGAAACTCCAAGAAGCGCTCCTGCCACCGTGTTGCTGCAGACAGCAATCGTCAAGGTGTTTTCAACGAATGGCCATACCCAATGGGCCAGAGCATTGCTAGATCCAGCGTCGCAGTTGAATCTCATCAACGAGAGTCTCGTCCAAAGGCTGAAGTTGCATCGCTATCAGTGTCACCAGGAGATCGGCGGCGTCGGCAACTCTTCAATCGTTTCATCTCACGCCGTTCTTGTTCGGATGGGATCTCACTGCACGGACTTTGCTGCGGAACAACGGTGTCACATCCTGAAGAAGATTACTAGAGACCTTCCCTGCAGATCGCTTGATGCTTCGTCCTGGACATTGCCACCGAACGTCATTTTAGCGGATCCTAAGTTCCACGAGCCGGGGCCCATCGATCTACTACTTGGCATGGAATTATACTACGATCTGTTACTTGACGGGTTCACCAAATTGGGTCCCGAGAAGCCGATTCTGCAGAACACCGTCTTCGGTTGGGTTGCTTCAGGAAGGATCGGTTCAAGTCCGCCCAATAGAACTCCAAAGCTGGCTCATGTATGCAGTGATCAACGACTCGACGAGCTTATCTCACGCTTCTGGGAAATCGAGTCCTGCTGGTCGAATAGCACTCAATCCATCGAGGAAGCAGCCTGTGAAGACCACTTCACTTCCAACACTTTTCGAGATGAAACGGGTCGGTTTGTAGTTACCCTTCCGAAACATCTTTCAGTTCTCGCCCAACTCGGTAGCTCCAAGGAGATTGCTACAAAAAGATTTCTCGGTCTCGAACGTCGCCTTGATGGAAGTTCCAAGCTGAAGGAAGCCTACACTGCCTTCGTCGATGAATATCTGCAGCTGggtcatacaggggatagacaaaatgatcgggacaggcaaaattttcactttccaaaaaatgttcaactagctgtaacttttcgaaaagtgcatcaaatattctcaaatttttactgtaagttcttcagctag
- the LOC134284886 gene encoding transient receptor potential cation channel protein painless-like, whose product MAQERPAPTGDTMHDTTVLVLEHSRQAKRNQRKDLQLSLNNELLAIIDEPDIEDGLPKMQALLEDCRWDMLHNLVEEMKDWDAQNTIPEPKTFLFNARVHPGFEKMLASNILYQPYLQPFIVRFSAFNERIAPELNAPIHHAVESLNIAFLTWLLSQPSIEINIRNKQRKTPLFLLCEQYDAVVNSPKFKKRAMQLTKSPIKVEDIRDTILLLLDHGADFNVCSDRLKLPFELLMKNSSNENKAFLKECVKRFKGAIAIGKRGGAERKLCLGFYQEWVQINVTVELLEILLRFKEEQRFERKFLQFTVDESNVRDVIRLLLHIAVELDMERSVKTIVEHAGPMIFKTVKPVTSKKKVLRVCEPDPERDAKGSELVYRVELKGLLKKACERGNVATLTLLLGHITDRVLVNDDPILVFTLNRAQELWRREEERAKVLQCAELLAKDQKIHLTRTDNNGNTALHTSLKFGFTDIALDLLQQKYAFLGVRNKDNQTPLDFARYEFWKMYFDQCVSIDVRRSYFDRNEVRLNLNGFDPFIFKKRAVKKASPKDRSEMNLWRIVEKASSSNVSHQQPVQTFVTEMDPVKIIAKSKELKRLLLHPVIYTFILVKWLRLTKWIYLNLICTLVTVICFGWQSLDTCNGDNQYSIVLNVLTWIGAVYMIAREIVQILFLRLKYFSSFENYLDMGTIIFMIIVLQNGCQSIMSSLIVIAFALQLTMLIGSLPFNTLSTYMYMFNTVSVNFMKSFLLFIPLLGAFTFSFFLSYNDRTRPHNSTEEEIPFNTFSSFSDAALKTLVMTTGEYEAAGVDFSGGKIILFVLFIFFAPIVILNLINGLAVSDITSIKEESELISLRKKVLILERYERGLREMPIEFIRRMFPSSFFENHSYVIVVKPKELRKILVQHINPQEENRTPAQRGQKLPKGEWRVVPNMPGGWLVRGSEGFFVNLKFLKFPLFCTLDEHIMDEALQIADASIMLREIMDSRRVEMASSMSSFSETEDKLDEMRAEIDKMSRLLTRAIQQRQPAKRKISGSKVKPAAVREMDEQGEKFTSVAKVAKAVGKVKRGRKKPKP is encoded by the exons ATGGCCCAGGAGCGACCGGCTCCGACAGGAGATACCATGCACG ATACAACTGTTCTGGTTCTGGAGCACTCCCGGCAAGCGAAGCGTAATCAACGCAAAGATCTGCAG TTATCTCTCAACAACGAGTTGCTGGCTATCATTGATGAACCGGATATCGAAGATGGATTACCAAAGATGCAAGCACTGCTGGAGGACTGTAGATGGGATATGCTGCATAATCTTGTCGAGGAAATGAAGGACTGGGACGCACAGAATACAATACCGGAACCAAAGACATTCTTATTCAACGCTAGGGTGCACCCAGGCTTTGAAAAGATGCTCGCATCGAACATCCTTTACCAACCCTATCTACAACCATTTATTGTTCGCTTCTCTGCTTTCAACGAG AGAATCGCTCCGGAGCTGAACGCCCCTATCCACCACGCCGTCGAATCGCTTAACATCGCCTTCTTGACATGGCTTTTGTCGCAACCATCAATCGAGATCAACATCCGTAACAAACAAAGAAAAACGCCACTATTTCTGCTATGCGAGCAATATGACGCCGTGGTGAACAGTCCGAAGTTCAAGAAACGCGCCATGCAGCTGACCAAGAGTCCCATCAAGGTAGAAGACATTCGAGACACTATTCTGCTCCTGCTCGATCACGGCGCGGACTTTAATGTCTGCAGCGATCGGCTCAAGCTACCCTTCGAGCTGCTCAtgaagaattcttccaacgaGAACAAggcgttcctgaaggaatgcgtCAAACGATTTAAAGGTGCTATAGCAATTGGGAAACGAGGCGGTGCTGAGAGGAAGCTGTGTCTTGGGTTCTACCAGGAGTGGGTTCAGATCAATGTCACGGTTGAGCTGTTGGAGATTCTCTTGCGATTCAAGGAGGAACAACGATTCGAGCGGAAGTTTCTACAGTTCACAGTCGACGAATCGAACGTGAGAGACGTGATCCGGCTACTGCTGCACATTGCGGTTGAACTGGACATGGAACGATCGGTTAAAACGATCGTCGAGCATGCCGGTCCAATGATCTTCAAAACGGTAAAACCTGTGACATCTAAGAAGAAGGTCTTGCGTGTTTGCGAACCAGACCCGGAACGCGATGCCAAGGGTTCCGAGCTTGTCTATCGAGTGGAGCTGAAGGGTCTGCTAAAGAAAGCTTGCGAACGTGGAAACGTGGCAACTCTAACACTACTGCTTGGGCACATTACCGATCGAGTTCTGGTGAATGACGACCCGATTCTGGTGTTTACGCTGAACCGCGCACAGGAGCTCTGGAGACGCGAGGAGGAACGGGCAAAAGTTTTACAGTGTGCGGAACTGTTGGCAAAGGATCAAAAGATCCACCTCACTAGGACGGACAACAATGGCAACACTGCTTTGCACACGTCGTTGAAATTCGGTTTCACCGACATTGCTTTGGACCTGTTGCAGCAAAAGTATGCCTTCCTGGGAGTTCGCAACAAAGACAATCAAACGCCACTGGATTTTGCACGGTACGAATTCTGGAAGATGTACTTCGATCAGTGCGTTTCGATTGACGTTCGACGTTCGTACTTCGATCGGAACGAAGTTCGTCTGAATCTGAATGGTTTCGATCCGTTCATTTTTAAGAAACGAGCGGTGAAAAAAGCATCCCCCAAGGATCGTAGTGAGATGAATCTCTGGCGAATTGTTGAAAAGGCCTCTTCATCTAATGTTTCTCACCAACAACCCGTACAAACCTTCGTTACCGAAATGGACCCCGTCAAAATCATCGCCAAGTCCAAGGAACTCAAACGACTTCTGCTTCATCCAGTTATCTACACTTTCATTCTGGTCAAGTGGCTGCGTCTAACCAAGTGGATCTACCTGAATCTGATTTGTACCTTGGTAACTGTCATTTGCTTTGGCTGGCAATCGCTTGACACCTGCAACGGCGACAATCAATACTCGATCGTTCTCAACGTGCTCACCTGGATCGGCGCTGTTTACATGATCGCGAGAGAAATAGTGCAAATTCTCTTTCTTCGACTAAAGTACTTTTCTTCGTTCGAGAACTACCTGGATATGGGGACGATCATTTTCATGATAATCGTCCTACAGAACGGCTGTCAATCCATAATGTCTTCACTGATTGTGATTGCATTTGCGCTTCAACTCACCATGCTGATCGGATCACTGCCATTCAACACTCTTTCCACTTACATGTACATGTTCAATACCGTATCGGTGAATTTCATGAAGAGTTTCCTGCTCTTCATCCCGCTGCTCGGAGCGTTCACCTTCAGCTTCTTCTTGTCTTACAATGACCGAACCCGCCCGCACAATTCCACCGAGGAAGAGATCCCGTTCAACACGTTCAGTAGCTTTTCGGACGCCGCGCTGAAAACCCTGGTCATGACCACCGGAGAGTATGAAGCCGCTGGCGTCGACTTCAGCGGTGGCAAGATCATTCTCTTCGTTTTGTTCATCTTCTTCGCTCCGATCGTCATTCTGAACTTGATCAACGGTCTGGCCGTCAGCGACATCACCTCCATCAAAGAGGAATCCGAACTGATCAGTTTGCGCAAGAAGGTCTTGATCTTGGAACGATACGAACGTGGTCTGCGGGAGATGCCGATCGAGTTCATCCGCCGGATGTTTCCGAGTTCGTTCTTCGAGAACCATTCGTACGTGATCGTGGTGAAGCCGAAGGAGCTACGCAAGATTCTGGTGCAACACATCAATCCGCAAGAGGAGAACCGCACACCCGCTCAACGCGGACAGAAGCTTCCGAAGGGGGAATGGCGAGTGGTGCCGAACATGCCCGGCGGATGGCTCGTCCGCGGATCGGAAGGATTCTTTGTGAATTTGAAGTTTCTGAAGTTTCCGCTGTTTTGTACACTGGACGAACACATCATGGACGAGGCGTTGCAAATCGCCGATGCAAGTATTATGCTGCGGGAGATTATGGACAGTCGGCGAGTGGAGATGGCGTCCTCCATGAGCAGCTTTTCGGAAACGGAAGACAAACTGGACGAGATGAGGGCCGAAATCGACAAGATGAGCCGACTTTTGACGAGGGCGATTCAGCAGAGGCAACCGGCGAAGAGGAAAATATCCGGAAGCAAGGTCAAACCGGCGGCGGTGCGGGAGATGGACGAGCAGGGTGAAAAGTTTACCTCCGTTGCCAAAGTAGCGAAAGCCGTGGGGAAGGTCAAAAGGGGCAGAAAGAAGCCGAAACCTTGA
- the LOC134284889 gene encoding protein twisted gastrulation-like yields the protein MLEGRKGLVVWLGAAVGLICLAQFAYSCNEMVCASIVSKCMLTQSCKCDMKNCSCCKECSECLSYLYTECCSCLEMCPKPNETTNELSKQSHVEELEGFPNLFNVLTSEEDPEERWRIYTFPIDLDAAMYGSNAETGMKYLMHSSDNDLKPRLDTTSKMTVNCTVAYMAQCMSWNKCKESCITMGATSYRWFHDGCCECVGQTCINYGINDSRCRECPENKDLDLDDIPNEDELDYGDGVGPLDNGGVESTNI from the exons ATGCTGGAAGGAAGAAAGGGTCTGGTGGTGTGGTTGGGGGCGGCCGTAGGGTTGATCTGCTTGGCCCAGTTTGCCTACTCGTGTAACGAGATGGTCTGCGCCAGTATCGTATCCAAGTGCATGCTGACGCAGAGTTGCAAGTGCGACATGAAGAACTGTTCCTGTTGTAAGGAGTGTTCCGAGTGCCTGAGCTATTTGTACACGGAGTGTTGCAGCTGTTTGGAGATGTGCCCGAAGCCGAACGAAACGACCAACGAACTGAGCAAGCAGTCTCACGTGGAAGAGTTGGAAGGCTTCCCGAATTTGTTCAACGTGCTGACCTCGGAGGAGGATCCAGAGGAGCGCTGGCGGATCTACACGTTCCCGATCGATCTGGATGCCGCGATGTACGGGTCGAATGCCGAGACAGGGATGAAGTACTTGATGC ATTCTAGCGATAACGACCTGAAACCCCGTCTTGACACCACTTCCAAAATGACGGTCAACTGCACCGTTGCGTACATGGCCCAATGCATGTCCTGGAACAAGTGCAAGGAGAGCTGCATCACGATGGGAGCCACCAGCTATCG ATGGTTCCACGACGGTTGCTGCGAGTGCGTCGGCCAGACGTGCATCAACTACGGCATCAACGATTCCCGCTGCCGGGAGTGTCCGGAGAACAAGGACCTCGATCTGGACGACATACCGAACGAGGACGAGCTGGACTACGGCGACGGGGTCGGACCGCTGGACAATGGCGGCGTGGAGTCGACGAATATCTGA
- the LOC134284887 gene encoding uncharacterized protein LOC134284887: MREVDCSSASSSAALSYYLPHHGVEKADSTTTKLRVVFDASCRTDSGVSLNQALMVGAVVQDDLFAIHLRFRMHRIALIADIEKMYRQIRIHPSDYPLQRILWRSSSSEPLRTFELVTVTYGTASAPFLATRCLKELSTQGAADFPLAALILGKDFYVDDMLTGVDDEEEGDELCNQLLELLHSAGFSLRKWASNSSAVLSKIPAELRDERSTLSLDSLSSPIKTLGIQWHPSTDTYSYAVPEWSKEAVITRRVVASDTAKLFLPLGLLGPVVVLAKIFIQSLWQTTTSWDEPLNQEQQQYWSEFRNSLGDIASISIPRRVAIAHNPVLIELHGFCDASEKAYGACLYVRTVSSDGSIFVRLKAARSKVAPTGKSKKQTTLTLPRLELSSALLLAHLYHKVTESTELKTKPFFWTDSMIALCQIRSPPARWKTFVANRVSEIQRLTVNGTWAHVPGTENPADIISRGMSPAQLKDTPAWWNGCQWLSQPSRFWPPINRPIPDDLPTAEFEERSVSLPVQAAQPNEIFESRSSFSSLVRVVAFLHRFGHNTSPQNRTDRKVGSLSTLELNNATKTLVRIAQHESFGKDIAEIKSKGHVSSHSALKTLAPILVDGILRVGGRLRHAAISEDRKHPMILPARHILTERILVHYHQKHLHAGPQLLVACVREKFWPLRIRNLARKVVHSCVNCFRCKPTNLEQLMGDLPPERVTPTLPFLSTGVDLCGPFQFRKLPRASPVKCYVAIFVCLVTKAAHVELVYDLSTAAFLAALHRFVARRGRPKLIECDNAKNFKGAVRELAQLRKQFYGQQHQTEVISSCADDGTEFRFIPPRSPNFGGLWEAAVKSLKKHLRATIGNSVLSQEELVSKRA, from the coding sequence atgaggGAAGTGGATTGCTCTTCAGCGTCTTCGTCTGCTGCACTATCGTATTACCTTCCGCACCATGGAGTAGAGAAAGCAGACAGTACAACCACAAAATTGCGAGTCGTTTTCGACGCTTCGTGTCGAACGGACAGCGGAGTTTCCTTAAATCAGGCGCTAATGGTGGGTGCGGTGGTTCAGGACGATCTTTTCGCCATACATCTTCGGTTTCGCATGCATAGGATCGCACTTATCGCAGACATCGAGAAGATGTATCGTCAAATACGCATTCATCCGTCGGACTATCCACTGCAGCGCATACTTTGGCGTAGTTCATCATCCGAACCTTTGCGTACTTTCGAGCTTGTAACGGTAACTTACGGTACCGCATCTGCTCCCTTTCTGGCCACCAGATGTCTGAAGGAGCTGTCCACGCAAGGTGCTGCCGATTTCCCACTGGCCGCGTTAATTTTGGGCAAAGATTTTTACGTGGACGATATGCTCACTGGCGTCGACGATGAAGAAGAAGGAGATGAGCTTTGCAATCAACTGCTGGAACTACTGCATTCAGCTGGTTTCAGTCTTCGCAAGTGGGCATCCAACTCCTCAGCTGTTCTCTCGAAAATCCCTGCCGAACTACGTGACGAACGATCAACGCTTTCTTTGGACTCGCTTTCATCCCCAATCAAAACCCTCGGAATTCAGTGGCACCCCTCTACCGACACCTATAGCTACGCTGTTCCAGAGTGGTCCAAGGAAGCTGTCATTACTCGCCGCGTCGTTGCCTCAGACACAGCCAAACTATTCTTGCCTCTCGGACTGCTGGGTCCTGTCGTGGTGTTGGCCAAGATATTCATTCAATCTCTGTGGCAGACCACCACTTCCTGGGACGAGCCGCTGAATCAGGAGCAGCAGCAATACTGGTCTGAGTTTCGCAACAGCTTAGGAGATATCGCATCGATTTCCATTCCACGAAGGGTAGCGATCGCTCATAATCCCGTCCTGATAGAGCTGCACGGATTCTGTGACGCGTCAGAAAAGGCGTACGGAGCCTGTCTCTACGTGCGAACTGTATCCAGCGACGGCTCAATCTTCGTCAGACTAAAGGccgctagatccaaggtggcgcCGACTGGAAAGTCGAAGAAGCAGACTACGCTTACCTTACCCAGATTGGAGTTATCGTCAGCATTACTCCTGGCCCATTTGTATCACAAGGTCACCGAAAGCACCGAACTGAAAACCAAACCATTCTTTTGGACGGATTCCATGATAGCTCTCTGCCAGATTCGCTCGCCACCTGCTCGTTGGAAAACGTTCGTAGCAAACCGTGTCTCGGAGATCCAGCGGCTCACGGTTAATGGCACATGGGCTCACGTACCCGGTACTGAAAACCCAGCGGACATCATCTCGCGTGGTATGAGCCCCGCCCAACTGAAGGATACCCCAGCTTGGTGGAATGGGTGTCAATGGCTCAGTCAGCCGTCTCGCTTCTGGCCGCCTATCAACCGTCCAATCCCCGACGATCTGCCTACCGCAGAGTTCGAAGAACGCTCGGTGTCACTACCTGTGCAAGCGGCGCAACCCAACGAAATATTCGAATCCCGTTCATCATTCTCCAGTTTGGTTCGGGTAGTTGCCTTTCTACACCGATTCGGACACAATACTTCGCCTCAAAACCGAACTGACCGGAAGGTCGGGTCTCTCAGTACCCTGGAGCTGAATAACGCTACGAAGACGCTGGTAAGGATTGCTCAGCACGAATCGTTTGGGAAGGACATTGCCGAAATCAAGTCAAAGGGACACGTCAGTTCACACTCCGCTTTGAAAACTCTCGCTCCTATCCTGGTCGACGGGATTCTTCGCGTAGGTGGTCGGCTGCGCCACGCAGCTATCTCCGAGGACAGGAAACATCCTATGATCCTACCAGCCCGACACATACTCACCGAACGTATTCTGGTTCACTACCACCAGAAGCATCTACACGCTGGTCCACAACTGCTGGTAGCCTGCGTACGGGAGAAGTTTTGGCCTCTACGAATCCGAAATTTGGCTCGGAAGGTGGTGCATTCCTGTGTGAATTGCTTCCGCTGCAAGCCCACAAATCTCGAGCAACTGATGGGAGACTTACCACCCGAGAGGGTGACGCCAACTCTGCCATTCTTGAGCACGGGAGTGGATCTGTGTGGACCGTTCCAGTTTCGTAAGTTGCCTAGAGCCTCTCCAGTAAAATGCTACGTGGCAATTTTCGTTTGCCTTGTTACAAAGGCTGCCCACGTAGAACTCGTGTACGATCTCAGTACAGCCGCATTTCTAGCGGCGTTGCACCGATTCGTCGCTCGCAGAGGAAGGCCCAAACTCATTGAGTGCGACAACGCTAAAAATTTCAAAGGAGCAGTAAGAGAACTGGCACAACTACGAAAGCAGTTCTATGGTCAGCAGCACCAGACAGAAGTAATCTCCAGCTGCGCCGATGACGGCACCGAGTTTAGATTCATCCCACCCCGTAGCCCCAACTTCGGGGGCTTGTGGGAGGCGGCGGTGAAATCGCTTAAGAAGCATTTGCGGGCCACGATTGGAAATTCGGTGCTCTCCCAGGAAGAGCTCGTATCGAAGCGTGCCTGA